Proteins from a single region of Bdellovibrio bacteriovorus:
- a CDS encoding peptide MFS transporter, protein MIKTKHPQGLFVLFFTEMWERFSYYGMRALLVLYMTQYLFIEIDKGKEVFGFQGLKSFIEMIYGPMTNQALSSQLYGLYTGFVYFTPFFGGIIADRLIGQRRSVYVGGFLMAIGHFLMAIESQFLLALFFLIIGNGFFKPNITTQVGYLYPEGDARRDSAFTIFYMGINLGAFFSPFICGTLGQKMGWHYGFGAAGIGMLVGLAVYHFGRHRLPVDRITRQKQTQKTEEQELTKQELKGIMALVILCALNIVYWAIYEQQGNTMQLWAENNTNWTFFGVNLPSTWYQAFNPAMIFIFSPLLMIFWAWQNKKGKEPSSTVKMGLGCIISGLGFVFMILAAKVIGPQEKGSLLWLTAATAFITLGEIYLSPIGLSYVTKVAPARMVSMLMGVWLMSSFFGNYASGVIGGYYDVLSKQQFFVLLTGLGIGTGLVFLAFARFSSVEKSLETDAEKVIATHTQPV, encoded by the coding sequence ATGATTAAAACAAAACATCCTCAAGGTCTCTTCGTTCTTTTCTTTACCGAAATGTGGGAACGCTTTTCTTATTACGGAATGCGCGCTCTTTTGGTGTTGTACATGACTCAATACCTCTTTATCGAAATCGATAAAGGCAAAGAAGTTTTCGGCTTTCAAGGCTTGAAATCTTTTATTGAGATGATTTATGGGCCGATGACGAACCAAGCACTTTCGTCACAGCTGTATGGTTTGTATACGGGCTTTGTATACTTCACTCCGTTCTTTGGGGGAATCATTGCGGACCGTTTGATTGGGCAGCGTCGCTCTGTTTATGTCGGTGGTTTTTTGATGGCGATTGGTCACTTCTTGATGGCCATTGAATCTCAGTTTTTATTGGCGTTGTTTTTCTTGATTATCGGAAATGGCTTTTTTAAACCGAATATCACAACGCAAGTGGGCTATTTATATCCAGAGGGCGATGCTCGACGTGATAGTGCGTTCACAATTTTTTATATGGGCATCAATCTTGGCGCCTTCTTTTCTCCGTTTATTTGCGGCACATTGGGGCAAAAAATGGGATGGCATTACGGTTTCGGTGCGGCCGGTATTGGAATGTTAGTGGGACTGGCGGTTTATCACTTTGGTCGTCATCGTTTGCCGGTGGATCGAATCACTCGTCAAAAACAGACTCAAAAAACCGAAGAACAAGAGTTAACCAAACAAGAACTCAAAGGTATCATGGCACTAGTCATCTTGTGTGCGCTGAACATCGTTTATTGGGCGATCTATGAGCAGCAAGGAAATACCATGCAGCTTTGGGCGGAAAATAACACCAACTGGACATTCTTTGGCGTGAATCTGCCATCGACGTGGTACCAGGCTTTCAATCCGGCGATGATCTTTATTTTCTCGCCATTGCTGATGATCTTCTGGGCGTGGCAAAATAAAAAAGGCAAAGAACCTAGCAGCACGGTGAAAATGGGCTTGGGTTGCATTATCAGCGGCTTGGGTTTCGTCTTTATGATTTTGGCAGCAAAAGTTATTGGACCCCAGGAAAAAGGCAGCTTGCTGTGGTTAACCGCAGCCACGGCATTTATCACTTTGGGTGAGATCTATCTTTCACCGATCGGTCTTTCTTACGTCACCAAGGTGGCCCCAGCACGTATGGTGTCCATGCTTATGGGTGTCTGGCTGATGTCGAGCTTTTTTGGTAATTACGCTTCGGGAGTTATCGGCGGATACTATGATGTTTTAAGCAAACAGCAGTTCTTTGTCCTCTTAACAGGACTGGGAATCGGAACGGGCTTAGTCTTTTTGGCATTTGCTAGATTTTCTTCAGTCGAAAAATCTTTAGAAACAGATGCGGAAAAAGTGATCGCGACGCACACGCAGCCTGTTTAA